The Daucus carota subsp. sativus chromosome 2, DH1 v3.0, whole genome shotgun sequence genome includes a window with the following:
- the LOC108203261 gene encoding uncharacterized protein LOC108203261, producing MKPCASNKRKGKDKVQEGGDDYNPEDESEDTSVETTEDKRSKKAKKNASAPGPRTRSRPNATVVIGDGLTSAPDENDNEPIRTTTTVEKEAPEKDVTSSLRVNRIRPTCSKKLKQSTEFEAAGSLYAYLALRERQKQGLPDIIEHDVPEANKEDIGAETSEAAPRKPRGRSKLEKIHGRTADRRPVITLNERGQPVSSDGKVVAELSRFLGTVVKDNVSLTHINWRVVPDQLKNKMWEYTRERYIIPDEGKKWVNTTLNDSWRVYKSRVKKKYYSRFESDKKRLENKPEDIPLEDFKQLLNYWADEEVQSIAEDNAARRNSFTETHTLGPQSLAQVRDKLKKKDPNQGEPSDAQVYLETRERKTGRDYKTTKIVDKRIKRIKRMMNQGRDPNLVVQRGKSKGRGWLLGRNGSRLGTSSSTADPTTQDPYVLELTNQIRQNLETELEDKVNRKVQENMAMLLKKLGEANPGMNLDVGNFCATISSEADGNGTPITDGATS from the exons ATGAAACCTTGTGCATCAAATAAAAGGAAAGGGAAGGATAAAGTGCAGGAAGGGGGTGATGACTATAATCCAGAGGATGAAAGTGAGGATACTAGTGTCGAAACTACTGag GATAAGAGGAGCAAAAAAGCTAAGAAAAATGCCTCTGCACCTGGACCAAGAACACGGTCACGACCAAATGCTACTGTTGTGATAGGGGATGGACTCACTTCTGCTCCAGATGAAAATGACAATGAACCTATTCGCACCACCACAACAGTAGAGAAGGAAGCACCGGAGAAGGATGTGACAAGTTCCTTGCGTGTGAATCGTATAAGACCGACATGcagtaaaaagttaaaacagTCAACTGAGTTCGAAGCTGCCGGATCACTCTATGCATATTTAGCATTACGAGAGCGACAAAAGCAAGGGCTTCCAGATATAATCGAACATGATGTTCCTGAAGCAAATAAGGAAGATATTGGAGCTGAGACAAGTG AGGCTGCTCCTAGAAAGCCAAGAGGACGGTCAAAGTTGGAAAAAATCCATGGAAGGACTGCTGATAGGAGACCAGTTATTACGTTGAATGAACGTGGTCAACCAGTTTCGAGTGATGGAAAGGTTGTTGCTGAGTTAAGTAGATTTCTTGGAACAGTGGTAAAGGACAATGTCTCGCTTACTCACATAAATTGGCGTGTTGTCCCAGACCAATTGAAGAATAAAATGTGGGAGTATACGAGG GAAAGGTATATCATCCCGGATGAAGGAAAGAAATGGGTGAATACAACTCTCAATGATTCTTGGAGGGTGTATAAATCTCGTGTGAAGAAGAAGTACTACTCAAGGTTTGAATCCGATAAAAAGAGGTTAGAAAATAAGCCTGAGGATATCCCATTGGAGGATTTCAAACAACTCTTGAACTATTGGGCAGATGAAGAAGTTCAG TCAATTGCTGAGGACAATGCAGCGCGTAGGAATTCATTCACAGAAACACACACTTTAGGTCCCCAATCTCTTGCGCAAGTTAGGGACAAGTTG AAAAAGAAAGACCCAAACCAGGGCGAGCCATCAGATGCACAAGTTTACTTGGAAACTCGTGAACGCAAAACAGGCCGAGATTACAAGACGACTAAAATAGTGGATAAAAGAATT AAGCGGATTAAAAGGATGATGAATCAAGGACGTGATCCAAACCTTGTGGTTCAGAGAGGCAAATCTAAAGGTCGAGGATGGTTGTTGGGAAGGAATGGTTCACGTCTTGGTACTTCGAGCTCAACTGCTGATCCTACAACACAAGACCCTTATGTCCTTGAACTTACAAACCAGATAAGACAAAATCTTGAAACTGAATTGGAAGATAAGGTCAACAGGAAAGTCCAAGAGAACATGGCGATGTTACTCAAAAAGTTGGGAGAAGCTAATCCTGGTATGAATCTCGATGTCGGGAACTTCTGTGCTACTATTTCAAGTGAGGCTGATGGAAATGGCACTCCAATCACGGATGGTGCTACTTCTTAG
- the LOC135150437 gene encoding uncharacterized protein LOC135150437 encodes METRFTRIIDELAQLGKNYTQNENRVLKSLPPSWKVKVTTIKEMHNINDYHIDNLFGNLRAYEEDNILDLVIPKVEDKKKNMALKSILIDEDENDEDLNEEIALLTRQLRRVLQSKAQRYGKGFLKSNNQQRGKINQNPNGYNNANNNNTYTPPKPKEQNSEETQDVCFECKQPGHFKRECPKLSKGRTLVAENGWDLSEDEESSEANEEVVNLCLNALEDEASSTDVSTSNQEVRISSMSLHNQQLLNLSDLNLLDICKNDLIDLLMEMSRQNNQRFLTLWSEKEKIDDLYKTQTEELSRIKESNLIYEEENSSLCEQNDLLKNEINENKDVVIKLKIENTSLVLQNEELKNKKLQINENSQKLHVDLLNLKIQNESLTHEESTLFFQQNLENVQALKEKDEKFEFETQRLKDEHSKILDQVLNQEKILNEKIKVLSKEKEDLEITIQKFTKGNEMLDRMVHSKISYNHEGLGYDKNAQPKEFVQNKQTTFVPATPIHKCSYCNKNGHTIQYCKFKNGEIKGKHIWVRKGTKPYVKVEHVPNKNVSSTQRQPRFSYVQKPIAYQNRNTRYNASSNGESSRSHYIPSQHFYHQNAMYYRNDRNNMYRGGNSQRYNYSKNTRYVDNNVYARNYASRNSYMQNYAYTMPSFYHANSNAFYNTLTQGPSRQKGTNKFN; translated from the exons atggaaacGAGATTTACTCGTATAATCGATGAATTAGctcaactcggaaagaactatACTCAAAACGAGAATAGAGTTCTTAAATCATtgcctccgagttggaaagttaaagttACTACAATCAAAGAGATGCATAATATCAATGATTACCACATCGATAACTTATTCGGAAATCTTCGTGCATACGAAGAAGATAATATTCTGGATCTTGTCATTCCTAAAgtggaagacaaaaagaaaaatatggcactAAAGTCCATATTAATCGATGAGGATGAAAACGACGAAGATTTAAACGAAGAAATAGCTCTTCTAACGagacaacttcgtcgtgtgcttcaaagcaaagctcaaagatacggaaaaggcttccttaaatcaaataatcaacaaaga GGCAAGATCAATCAAAACCCTAATGGCTATAATAATGCCAACAATAATAATACTTACACTCCTCCAAAGCCAAAGGAACAAAATTCGGAGGAAACACAAGATGTGTGTTTTGAGTGTAAGCAACCCGGTCACTTTAAACGAGAATGTCCTAAGCTTTCTAAAGGACGAACTCTCGTGGCCGAAAATGGATGGGATTTGAGTGAAGACGAAGAGTCATCGGAAGCAAATGAAGAAGTGGTTAATCTTTGCTTAAATGCTCTAGAGGATGAAGCTTCATCAACGGATGTCTCCACGTCAAATCAAGAGGTACGTATTTCTTCTATGTCTTTACATAATCAACAACTTCTTAATCTATCTGATTTGAATTTATTAGATATTTGTAAAAACGACTTGATTGATCTATTGATGGAAATGAGTAGACAAAATAATCAACGATTTCTTACTTTATGGTCCGAGAAAGAAAAGATTGATGATTTATATAAAACTCAAACAGAAGAGTTGTCTCGGATCAAGGAATCAAACCTCATATACGAGGAAGAAAACTCATCTCTTTGTGAACAAAATGATCTCTTGAAAAATGAGATTAATGAGAACAAGGATGTTGTTATTAAATTAAAGATCGAAAACACATCCTTGGTCTTACAAAACGAAgagttgaaaaacaagaagctACAAATAAATGAGAATTCTCAAAAGCTTCATGTTGACTTACTAAACttgaaaattcaaaatgagTCATTAACTCATGAGGAGTCAACTTTGTTTTTCCAACAAAATCTCGAAAATGTTCAAGCCTtgaaagaaaaagatgaaaaattCGAGTTTGAAActcaaaggcttaaagatgaacaTTCAAAGATCTTAGATCAAGTtttaaatcaagaaaagattttAAACGAAAAGATTAAAGTCttgagcaaagaaaaagaagatctTGAGATTACAATTCAAAAGTTCACAAAAGGAAATGAGATGTTGGATCGAATGGTACATTCAAAGATATCCTATAATCATGAAGGAttaggatatgataaaaatgctcaaccAAAAGAGTTTGTACAAAATAAACAAACTACTTTTGTTCCCGCTACACCAATACATAAATGTTCTTATTGCAACAAGAATGGACATACCATTCAATATTGCAAATTTAAGAATGGTGAGATTAAAGGGAAGCACATATGGGTTCGAAAAGGAACTAAACCATATGTGAAGGTTGAACATGTACCAAACAAAAATGTTTCATCTACTCAAAGGCAACCAAGGTTTAGTTATGTTCAAAAACCTATTGCTTACCAAAATAGAAACACAAGGTATAATGCTAGTTCAAATGGTGAATCATCTAGAAGTCATTATATTCCTAGTCAACATTTCTATCATCAAAATGCCATGTATTATCGAAATGATAGAAATAACATGTATCGAGGTGGAAACTCACAAAGATATAATTATTCGAAAAACACTCGATATGTTGATAACAATGTGTATGCTAGGAATTATGCATCTAGAAACTCTTATATGCAAAATTATGCTTATACCATGCCTAGTTTCTATCATGCGAATTCAAATGCTTTTTATAATACACTAACCCAaggaccctcaagacaaaagggtaccaacaaatttaattga